A genomic window from Sulfurospirillum diekertiae includes:
- a CDS encoding hydrogenase small subunit: MEHAKLYERLAERLSNLEKFPRIKEDKSIAALMEEHGISRRDFMKWAAGVTAMLSLPSEFTPLMAQAAELTDRLPVIWLHMAECTGCSESLLRTDAPTIDSLIFDHISLEYHETLMVACGWQAEHNLESAIEKYKGKYILMVEGGIPAGSSEFFLTVGPHGQTGQKSAQKAADSAAAIFAIGSCSSFGGIQAAHPNPTNAQPLSKVTNKPVINVPGCPPSEKNIVGNVLHYILFGTLPALDAYNRPKWAYGFRIHDLCERRGHFDAGEFVQEFGDAGAKKGFCLYKVGCKGPYTFNNCSRERFNQHTSWPVQAGHGCIGCSEPGFWDNMGPFEEPLGDRLYKTVYGDGADKTADKVGVALLTATAVGIAAHAAIAAVKGSGKTEE, from the coding sequence ATGGAACATGCTAAACTGTACGAAAGGCTTGCTGAGCGACTTAGCAATCTTGAGAAGTTCCCCCGTATTAAGGAGGACAAATCTATTGCGGCACTAATGGAAGAACATGGAATTAGCCGTAGAGATTTTATGAAGTGGGCAGCAGGTGTCACTGCAATGTTGTCTTTACCTTCAGAATTTACACCACTTATGGCGCAAGCTGCTGAATTGACAGATCGTTTGCCTGTTATTTGGTTGCATATGGCAGAATGTACGGGCTGTAGTGAGAGTTTGCTTCGAACAGACGCTCCAACAATCGATAGTTTGATTTTTGATCATATCTCATTAGAGTATCATGAAACTTTGATGGTTGCTTGTGGTTGGCAGGCTGAGCACAATTTAGAGAGTGCTATTGAAAAATATAAAGGTAAATACATTTTAATGGTTGAAGGTGGTATTCCTGCAGGAAGCAGTGAATTCTTCTTAACCGTTGGACCACATGGCCAAACAGGTCAAAAAAGTGCACAAAAAGCAGCAGATTCTGCAGCAGCTATTTTTGCTATTGGCTCTTGTTCAAGTTTTGGTGGTATTCAAGCGGCTCATCCAAATCCTACCAATGCACAACCACTTAGTAAAGTAACCAATAAACCTGTTATTAATGTTCCAGGCTGTCCTCCAAGTGAGAAAAATATTGTCGGTAACGTACTTCACTATATTCTTTTTGGCACACTTCCAGCACTTGATGCATACAATCGTCCAAAATGGGCTTATGGTTTTAGAATTCATGACCTTTGCGAAAGACGTGGTCACTTTGACGCGGGCGAGTTCGTACAAGAATTTGGCGATGCTGGTGCAAAAAAAGGTTTCTGTCTTTATAAAGTAGGTTGTAAAGGTCCTTATACTTTTAATAACTGTTCACGTGAGAGATTTAACCAACATACTTCTTGGCCAGTTCAAGCAGGTCACGGCTGTATTGGCTGTTCAGAACCAGGTTTCTGGGACAATATGGGACCATTTGAAGAGCCACTAGGTGATAGACTTTATAAAACAGTTTATGGCGATGGTGCTGATAAAACTGCTGATAAAGTTGGTGTTGCGCTTCTCACTGCAACTGCGGTAGGTATTGCGGCTCATGCGGCAATTGCTGCGGTTAAGGGCAGTGGAAAAACTGAAGAATAA
- a CDS encoding nickel-dependent hydrogenase large subunit — protein sequence MSKRIVVDPITRIEGHLRVEVIVDDNNVVTEAYSFSTLWRGIETILKGRDPRDAGFMVQRICGVCTYSHYKAGIMAVENALGIEPPLNAKLTRTLMNNALFLHDHVVHFYHLHGLDWVDVVSALKADPRKAAEEAFKYTDSPVACGADILMATQKRVAEFVKKGNLGPFANAYWGHATYKLTPEQNLIAVSHYLKALELQRTAAQMMAIFGAKQPHPQSLTVGGVTCVMDLQDPARLGEYMTKFKEMADFVNHAYYPDVVMAGLAYSKEPSVTGGLGVANLFTEKEFQINAKDFLFESGVMMGEDVVNLITGKPFKVQTLDESKITEEATRSWYKDNAAYHPYEGRQEPNYTGFKDAQTVNDKGELAATKVIDENGKYTWVKAPRYDGKPLQVGPLANIVINYALGNKRVKVVVDKFLKDTGLPITAVASTLGRTACRMIEAKVVADNGMEAFTALINNLKVDDATCASYKIDKNKEYKGRYIGHVPRGVLSHWVKIKNGVIENYQAVVPTTWNASPKDAKGVRGSYEESLIGLKITDLSQPLEIVRIIHSYDPCLACAVHVMDTKGNEMSSYKVNVNGASC from the coding sequence ATGAGTAAAAGAATCGTAGTAGATCCAATCACCAGAATTGAAGGACACTTAAGAGTTGAAGTTATTGTAGATGATAACAACGTTGTTACAGAAGCATACTCTTTTTCAACACTTTGGAGAGGTATTGAAACTATCCTTAAAGGCAGAGATCCAAGAGATGCTGGTTTTATGGTACAAAGAATTTGTGGTGTTTGTACATACTCTCACTATAAAGCAGGTATTATGGCAGTTGAGAATGCTCTAGGAATTGAGCCTCCTCTTAATGCAAAACTAACACGTACATTGATGAACAATGCACTTTTCTTGCATGATCACGTTGTACACTTCTATCATCTTCATGGACTTGACTGGGTTGATGTTGTTTCAGCGCTTAAAGCAGATCCACGTAAAGCTGCGGAAGAGGCATTTAAATACACAGACTCTCCTGTTGCATGCGGTGCAGACATCCTTATGGCAACTCAAAAAAGAGTAGCGGAATTTGTTAAAAAAGGAAATCTTGGACCATTCGCTAATGCGTATTGGGGACATGCAACCTACAAATTAACACCAGAGCAAAACTTAATTGCTGTTTCTCACTACCTTAAAGCACTTGAACTTCAAAGAACTGCTGCACAAATGATGGCTATCTTTGGTGCAAAACAACCACATCCACAAAGCTTAACCGTTGGTGGTGTAACGTGTGTTATGGATCTTCAAGACCCAGCTCGTTTGGGTGAATATATGACGAAATTTAAAGAGATGGCAGACTTTGTAAATCATGCTTACTATCCTGATGTTGTTATGGCTGGACTTGCTTATTCAAAAGAGCCAAGTGTCACAGGTGGTTTGGGTGTTGCAAATCTCTTTACTGAAAAAGAGTTCCAAATTAATGCTAAAGACTTCTTGTTTGAGAGTGGTGTTATGATGGGTGAAGATGTGGTTAATTTAATCACTGGCAAACCATTTAAAGTTCAAACATTGGATGAGAGTAAAATCACTGAAGAAGCAACACGTTCTTGGTATAAAGATAACGCTGCATATCATCCATACGAGGGTCGTCAAGAGCCTAATTATACTGGCTTTAAAGATGCACAAACTGTCAATGATAAAGGTGAGCTTGCTGCAACTAAAGTTATTGATGAAAATGGTAAATATACATGGGTTAAAGCTCCTCGTTATGATGGTAAACCACTTCAAGTTGGACCATTGGCAAATATCGTTATTAACTATGCGCTTGGTAACAAACGCGTTAAAGTTGTCGTTGATAAATTCTTGAAAGATACAGGACTTCCTATTACTGCTGTAGCTTCAACACTCGGTCGTACAGCATGTCGTATGATTGAAGCCAAAGTTGTAGCTGATAACGGTATGGAAGCATTTACCGCATTGATTAATAATCTTAAAGTTGATGATGCTACCTGTGCAAGCTATAAAATCGACAAAAATAAAGAGTACAAAGGTCGCTATATTGGACATGTTCCTCGTGGTGTTCTTAGTCACTGGGTTAAAATCAAAAATGGCGTGATTGAAAACTACCAAGCAGTTGTTCCAACAACTTGGAATGCAAGTCCAAAAGACGCTAAAGGTGTTAGAGGATCTTATGAAGAGTCTTTAATTGGTTTAAAGATCACTGATCTTTCTCAACCGCTTGAAATTGTAAGAATCATCCACTCTTATGATCCATGTCTTGCATGTGCTGTACATGTAATGGATACAAAAGGGAATGAGATGAGCAGTTATAAGGTCAATGTTAACGGCGCGTCTTGCTAA
- a CDS encoding hydrogenase codes for MKHKSTIVWLQGLTCNGNSHSFLNYPQMPSFASSFEMIYHPLICGAQSFSTVLESNEHFDFLIIEGALSHDERLLQRFGIPFYEILDNFAKRAKHIICAGSCASFGGIFRLRDPEKITGALFSGKEKGGYWLEKSNVVNIPGCPLHPRWLVETLFALRDRDTLLLDEFLRPKEVFAYLAHHGCLRNEYFEWKVDSKQLGEKEGCLFYEHGCQGPMSHANCNKILWNGVSSKTRAGSPCLGCTEFDFPRRALFETQKNMSLPQTPFGISKRAYYTVAGVAKSFKIERLEKKLIDENH; via the coding sequence ATGAAACACAAATCAACCATTGTTTGGCTTCAAGGTCTTACATGTAATGGTAACAGTCACTCTTTTTTGAATTACCCTCAGATGCCAAGTTTTGCCTCTTCTTTTGAGATGATCTATCATCCATTAATCTGTGGTGCACAGAGTTTTAGTACAGTACTCGAGAGTAATGAGCACTTTGATTTTTTGATTATAGAAGGTGCTTTAAGCCATGATGAGCGTTTACTTCAACGTTTTGGTATCCCTTTTTATGAGATTCTTGATAATTTTGCGAAAAGAGCCAAGCATATTATTTGTGCAGGTAGCTGTGCGAGCTTTGGTGGTATTTTTAGGCTTCGCGATCCTGAAAAAATTACGGGAGCATTATTTAGCGGTAAAGAGAAAGGTGGTTATTGGTTAGAAAAGAGCAATGTTGTTAATATTCCAGGTTGTCCACTGCATCCAAGATGGCTTGTTGAAACACTGTTCGCGTTACGAGATAGAGACACACTCCTTTTAGATGAATTTTTGCGTCCTAAAGAGGTCTTTGCGTATCTTGCGCATCATGGTTGTTTACGTAATGAATATTTTGAATGGAAAGTGGATAGCAAACAGTTAGGCGAAAAAGAGGGGTGTTTGTTCTACGAACATGGTTGCCAAGGACCGATGAGCCATGCTAATTGCAATAAAATTCTTTGGAATGGGGTTAGTTCTAAAACGAGGGCAGGTTCACCTTGTCTTGGATGTACAGAATTTGACTTTCCTCGTCGCGCTCTGTTTGAGACACAAAAAAATATGTCATTACCTCAAACGCCTTTTGGTATCAGCAAACGTGCTTATTATACAGTAGCAGGTGTTGCTAAAAGTTTTAAGATAGAGAGACTTGAAAAGAAGCTGATAGATGAAAATCACTAA
- a CDS encoding HyaD/HybD family hydrogenase maturation endopeptidase produces the protein MKVLILGIGNVMFSDEGVGVHLCRLVEQKYAFSSPEHTLTFIDGGTLAERLIPIIAEYDYVIVLDCVDTRDGEIGDVYFFDFENVPNTITWQGSVHEVEMLQTLNMMDMVGDRPPTKIIGIIPEVIEDTTLQLTDAVVKGSGIMENVLLKHLSELGFTYQQISDIDIQSVANTSCLGDR, from the coding sequence TTGAAAGTGTTGATTTTAGGCATTGGCAATGTAATGTTCTCCGACGAAGGCGTCGGAGTTCATCTTTGCCGTCTTGTTGAACAAAAATATGCGTTTTCTTCTCCCGAACATACCCTTACCTTTATTGATGGTGGTACACTAGCGGAGCGTTTAATTCCCATTATTGCTGAGTATGACTATGTCATTGTATTAGATTGTGTTGATACAAGAGATGGAGAAATTGGAGATGTTTATTTCTTCGATTTTGAAAATGTTCCTAATACAATCACATGGCAAGGGAGTGTTCATGAAGTCGAGATGCTTCAAACACTTAATATGATGGATATGGTAGGAGATCGTCCTCCTACAAAAATTATTGGTATAATTCCAGAAGTTATAGAAGATACAACGTTACAACTTACAGATGCTGTCGTCAAAGGCAGTGGTATTATGGAAAATGTTTTACTAAAACATTTGAGTGAACTTGGATTTACATATCAGCAAATCAGTGATATTGACATCCAAAGTGTGGCAAATACGTCCTGTTTGGGGGATCGATGA
- a CDS encoding TetR/AcrR family transcriptional regulator — protein MDKKIRKSEKILDAALLLFSTRGFYATTIPDIAKAMGMSVGNLYNYFSSKEILAKEIIKYSSDILGAAIRTVNEEEGSAKEKIRKIVAIYFEMATSKPQHINYFLRVYLANKEVFKDGCEGMLCVSSFVTELMIFFEEGVASGELRNQDFFSAFGLFMGYLGGFVFLNGEGVLEKDLNYYVDDIALNIYNALKKNQ, from the coding sequence GTGGATAAAAAAATTCGAAAAAGTGAAAAAATTTTGGATGCAGCATTACTGCTCTTTTCAACACGAGGTTTTTACGCCACTACAATTCCTGATATTGCAAAAGCTATGGGGATGAGTGTTGGAAATCTCTACAATTATTTTTCTTCCAAAGAGATTCTTGCTAAGGAAATCATTAAATACTCTTCCGATATTTTGGGTGCTGCAATACGTACCGTCAATGAAGAAGAAGGGAGTGCGAAAGAAAAAATACGTAAAATCGTTGCGATTTATTTTGAAATGGCAACCTCTAAACCACAGCATATTAATTACTTTCTACGTGTCTATCTTGCGAATAAAGAGGTTTTTAAAGATGGTTGCGAAGGGATGCTCTGTGTCTCTTCTTTTGTGACAGAACTGATGATTTTTTTTGAAGAGGGCGTTGCCTCTGGTGAGCTTCGAAACCAAGATTTTTTCTCAGCATTTGGACTGTTTATGGGCTATCTTGGTGGATTTGTTTTTCTCAATGGTGAAGGCGTCTTGGAAAAAGATCTTAATTATTACGTCGATGATATTGCGTTGAATATTTATAACGCACTCAAAAAGAATCAATGA
- the nikR gene encoding nickel-responsive transcriptional regulator NikR — protein MDKIIRFSVSLPEKLLEELDKKVDAQGYASRSEFTRDLIREKIVKDDWQDDNSDVIGVLTMIYTHHQNELVQKILEIQHDAKIHIMCNTHVHVSHENCLETIMVTGKVSEVKDFAQKIAGLKGVKFSKLVEASIPAS, from the coding sequence ATGGATAAAATTATTCGTTTTAGTGTTTCACTTCCAGAAAAACTTTTAGAAGAGCTTGACAAAAAAGTTGATGCTCAAGGTTATGCTTCACGTAGTGAATTTACCAGAGACCTAATTCGCGAGAAAATCGTAAAAGATGATTGGCAAGACGATAACAGCGATGTTATAGGTGTTTTGACAATGATCTATACGCATCATCAAAATGAGCTCGTGCAGAAGATTTTGGAAATTCAACATGATGCAAAAATACATATTATGTGTAATACTCATGTACATGTAAGCCATGAAAATTGTCTCGAAACCATTATGGTGACGGGAAAAGTTTCTGAAGTGAAAGACTTTGCACAGAAGATTGCAGGGCTTAAAGGGGTTAAATTCTCCAAACTTGTTGAAGCATCCATTCCCGCTTCATAA
- a CDS encoding transposase, with protein MKTDQKQCIFCGNKALYFVSKTQCRCVTCKRTFSYVKYAQEMTILECFIDNNSAYECATLLGLNYLTIAKKYQKLRLLLISHCEALYAEQTQTFSQYDEYYYLPTCKRGKNKYLFDAIGILGMVYGDSIHTLLLPDQFAHLKNLDENSIEKETYARYLNQHKVAHYESFDNVLTRFWKFLESWMDHFKGVSKENFIYYLKEAEFKFNYTQEKQRLILETLWKKNLYM; from the coding sequence ATGAAAACAGATCAAAAGCAGTGCATTTTTTGCGGGAACAAAGCACTTTATTTCGTCTCTAAAACGCAATGCCGATGCGTTACATGTAAACGAACATTTAGCTATGTAAAATATGCACAAGAGATGACTATTTTGGAGTGTTTTATCGATAATAACAGTGCGTATGAATGTGCTACACTTTTAGGATTGAATTATCTTACCATCGCAAAAAAATATCAAAAACTACGTCTTTTACTGATAAGTCACTGTGAAGCTCTTTATGCAGAACAAACACAGACGTTTTCACAGTATGACGAATACTATTACCTTCCTACATGTAAAAGAGGAAAAAATAAATATCTTTTCGATGCTATCGGTATTTTAGGTATGGTGTACGGCGACTCTATTCACACCCTCTTACTCCCAGATCAATTTGCACACCTGAAAAATTTAGATGAAAATTCCATCGAAAAAGAGACCTATGCACGCTATCTTAACCAGCATAAAGTTGCGCACTACGAGAGTTTTGACAACGTCTTAACACGCTTTTGGAAATTTTTAGAGAGCTGGATGGATCACTTTAAAGGTGTGAGTAAAGAGAATTTTATCTATTATCTAAAAGAAGCGGAGTTTAAATTTAATTATACTCAAGAAAAACAGCGCCTCATTTTAGAGACGCTATGGAAGAAAAATCTTTACATGTAA
- the hypF gene encoding carbamoyltransferase HypF, with the protein MISKSRLIYHIEGIVQGVGFRPFVYTLALRFHLKGFVLNNSKGVIIEIEGFEESLDSFEQALFKELPPLARIDFWQKNRLTCKNDTRFEIRQSDEASTKSSLVLPDMSICDDCLKELYDPNNRRYHYFFINCTHCGPRYSIIKTVPYDRPYTSMQPFVMCEACQSEYTNPLDRRYHAQPISCPTCGPTLSLCSINGELLATNEAAIVKLADLINVGHIVALKGMGGFHLICDATSDRVLASLRERKHRPSKPFAVMFKTIEAIKEECILSAQEEEGICSLLRPIVLVKRNVKASKISGLIAPRIDRLGVFLPYTPLHVMLFEYLKNPIVATSANRSGEPIISEVTVLKQKLHDVVEYYLDYNREIVNSSDDSVLQYLGDKTLLMRSSRGIAPKSFRVDSSDERKILAVGAHQKNAIAIYLNHQIIVSPYIGDLDNIASNDLFEKMIERFSRFYDFTPDLIVGDLHPNYVSTQWVKRQNIPFVQVQHHYAHILSAMCEHKLSGKVLGIAWDGTGYGDDGTIWGGEFLVCDPSGYERVCFFEPFPLLGADASIKEIKRILASLLWDVLGDEADALLLDYFDEKALKRLKQIYTKKINSPLCSSVGRLFDAVAVLCGMEGNVSYDGESGLLIEALYDPAITDRYTFEIDDKMIRYKPMFAQMLHDKEPHLIASKFINTLVEMALTISHRYTYPIVLGGGVFQNRTLMEQILQNVTQPLYFPLQLAINDGGICVGQIYKSLQK; encoded by the coding sequence TTGATCAGTAAATCTCGTCTGATTTATCATATAGAAGGTATTGTCCAAGGGGTTGGTTTTCGCCCCTTTGTCTATACACTTGCCTTACGCTTTCATTTAAAAGGTTTTGTGCTTAACAATTCTAAAGGTGTCATCATTGAGATAGAAGGATTTGAAGAGAGCCTTGATTCGTTTGAACAGGCTTTGTTTAAAGAACTTCCTCCACTTGCGCGCATTGATTTCTGGCAAAAAAATAGGCTTACATGTAAAAATGATACACGCTTCGAAATTCGACAAAGTGATGAAGCAAGTACAAAATCTTCTCTTGTATTACCCGATATGTCCATTTGTGATGATTGTCTGAAAGAATTGTATGATCCAAACAACAGACGCTATCACTACTTTTTCATCAACTGTACACATTGTGGACCTCGCTATTCCATTATCAAAACTGTTCCATATGATCGTCCATACACTTCAATGCAACCCTTTGTAATGTGTGAAGCGTGCCAAAGTGAATACACAAATCCTCTTGATCGCCGCTATCACGCGCAACCTATCAGCTGTCCAACATGCGGACCAACACTCTCTTTGTGTTCCATTAATGGAGAACTATTGGCGACAAATGAAGCGGCGATTGTTAAATTAGCGGATTTGATTAATGTTGGGCATATTGTAGCACTCAAAGGCATGGGAGGTTTTCATCTCATTTGTGATGCCACAAGCGACAGGGTGTTAGCGAGCTTGAGAGAGCGTAAACACAGACCTTCCAAACCGTTTGCTGTTATGTTTAAAACTATAGAAGCGATCAAAGAAGAGTGTATTTTAAGTGCTCAAGAAGAAGAGGGTATTTGCTCTCTGCTTCGCCCGATTGTTCTTGTAAAGCGCAATGTTAAGGCTTCTAAAATCAGTGGACTCATTGCCCCTCGCATCGATCGTCTTGGTGTTTTCTTACCTTATACACCTTTACATGTAATGCTTTTTGAGTACCTCAAAAACCCTATCGTGGCAACCAGTGCCAATCGCTCTGGTGAGCCCATTATTAGCGAAGTAACTGTTTTAAAACAAAAGCTTCATGACGTTGTGGAGTATTATCTGGATTATAACCGTGAAATAGTCAACTCCAGTGATGACAGTGTTTTACAATACCTTGGTGATAAAACGCTTTTGATGCGCTCTTCTCGTGGTATTGCTCCAAAGAGCTTTCGAGTTGATTCATCGGATGAGCGGAAAATCTTAGCCGTAGGCGCACATCAAAAAAACGCGATTGCTATCTATCTTAATCACCAAATTATTGTGAGTCCTTATATTGGTGATTTGGATAATATTGCCTCGAATGATCTATTTGAAAAGATGATAGAGCGTTTTTCACGATTTTATGATTTTACACCCGATCTGATCGTCGGCGATTTGCATCCAAATTATGTATCAACACAGTGGGTAAAAAGACAAAATATTCCTTTTGTTCAGGTGCAGCATCACTATGCACATATTCTCTCTGCTATGTGTGAACATAAACTGAGCGGAAAAGTGTTAGGCATCGCATGGGATGGTACGGGGTATGGTGATGATGGTACGATTTGGGGTGGTGAGTTTTTAGTGTGTGATCCTAGTGGTTATGAACGTGTATGTTTTTTTGAACCTTTTCCTCTTTTGGGTGCAGATGCGAGCATTAAAGAGATTAAACGCATTTTAGCTTCGCTTCTGTGGGATGTATTGGGTGACGAGGCTGATGCATTGTTATTAGACTATTTTGATGAAAAGGCACTCAAACGTCTCAAACAAATTTACACCAAAAAGATTAATTCACCCCTATGCTCATCAGTAGGAAGACTCTTTGATGCCGTTGCCGTTTTGTGTGGAATGGAAGGAAATGTAAGTTATGATGGAGAAAGTGGCTTGCTTATTGAAGCTCTGTATGATCCTGCCATTACAGATCGCTATACATTTGAAATAGACGATAAAATGATTCGTTATAAACCTATGTTTGCTCAAATGCTTCACGATAAAGAACCACACCTGATTGCTTCTAAATTTATCAATACATTGGTCGAAATGGCTCTTACCATAAGTCATCGTTACACTTATCCAATCGTTCTTGGAGGTGGAGTGTTTCAAAATCGCACACTCATGGAACAAATACTTCAAAATGTCACACAACCTCTCTATTTTCCGTTACAATTAGCAATCAATGATGGCGGAATTTGTGTTGGACAGATCTACAAATCACTTCAAAAGTAA
- the cybH gene encoding Ni/Fe-hydrogenase, b-type cytochrome subunit, with amino-acid sequence MKRNVEFEFSAGLRWTHWLRAIAIFVLTVTGFYLAYVFIAPESSDEPILFLNAKFRMWHEIAGFLLIAITLYKTYLFCLDGISSKERVSFVDFISPKIWFQQLKYYLFMGEHPHLKGVYNPLQFIAYVGLYAMIFIISLTGLILYVNCYQGGGIGLFLYDYMRPIEAMMGGLAMVREIHHIVMWGILIFLPIHIYMAIFNSIMGKEGSLDAIFSGYKFLKHDPKH; translated from the coding sequence ATGAAAAGAAATGTAGAATTTGAGTTCTCAGCAGGGCTTCGTTGGACGCACTGGCTAAGGGCAATCGCTATTTTTGTATTAACGGTGACAGGGTTTTATTTGGCCTATGTATTCATCGCTCCTGAATCATCAGATGAGCCTATCCTCTTCTTGAATGCAAAGTTCAGAATGTGGCATGAAATTGCAGGGTTTTTATTGATTGCAATTACACTCTACAAAACGTACCTTTTTTGCCTTGATGGTATCAGTTCAAAAGAGAGAGTATCGTTTGTAGATTTCATCAGTCCAAAGATATGGTTTCAACAGCTTAAATATTACCTTTTTATGGGAGAACATCCTCATTTAAAAGGTGTCTATAATCCGTTGCAATTTATCGCTTATGTGGGACTTTATGCAATGATTTTTATCATCAGCTTAACAGGTCTCATTTTGTATGTCAATTGTTATCAAGGTGGCGGTATTGGTCTCTTCTTATATGACTATATGCGTCCAATCGAAGCAATGATGGGTGGACTCGCAATGGTTAGAGAAATTCACCACATTGTTATGTGGGGTATTTTGATCTTCTTACCAATTCATATCTATATGGCAATCTTTAACTCAATCATGGGTAAAGAGGGCTCTTTGGATGCGATTTTCAGTGGTTATAAGTTTCTTAAACACGATCCAAAACACTAA
- a CDS encoding nickel-dependent hydrogenase large subunit, with translation MKITKEIIERIEGEATLELEWDNEQVTFAKIKFFNYRGIEEILKKRPLLDALALTPRVCGICSHSHAIASVLAIESIFENQGESLHVSQKANDIREIALNAEKIHNHIKWYFFSILPELKRVADPTYHGNAYKEKQWFQAQNAIMESLKMGAHFTGQWPHGSFVMAGGVTCDPLQSDVVSAIGCLDSVISFCEEHFYGMPLEEFLSFDSALQVMSVPSALSYGIDEMLKQGFDRLGRSYDRFLALGKSYMYEGSLKASKTAVLGADVKYVQESLEHTFFEDKHKGYTYSKSAQYKKSYCEVGPLARLMVAKEPLMRDFHRRFKDAALTRVVARAVECAHLIARTKQLLSKLNLKEPSFYPPKKDIHSLSGEGVGIIEAPRGTLIHQVDVRNGVIELYNIITPTVWNLGNGNRENPSTAQKAIIGLNSFTKADFILKSFDVCSVCTTQ, from the coding sequence ATGAAAATCACTAAAGAGATTATCGAACGAATAGAGGGTGAAGCTACCTTAGAACTTGAATGGGACAACGAACAGGTCACCTTTGCCAAAATCAAATTTTTTAATTACCGTGGAATTGAAGAGATTTTGAAAAAGCGACCTTTGCTCGATGCATTGGCTTTGACACCACGCGTATGCGGTATCTGCTCGCATTCTCATGCTATTGCCTCTGTATTAGCGATCGAATCTATTTTTGAAAATCAAGGTGAATCTTTACATGTAAGCCAAAAAGCCAATGATATTCGTGAAATCGCACTGAATGCTGAGAAGATTCACAATCATATCAAATGGTATTTTTTCTCCATTTTGCCAGAACTTAAACGAGTTGCCGATCCAACGTATCACGGCAATGCTTATAAAGAGAAGCAGTGGTTTCAAGCGCAAAATGCCATTATGGAAAGTCTAAAAATGGGGGCACATTTTACGGGACAATGGCCGCATGGCTCTTTTGTAATGGCAGGTGGCGTGACATGCGATCCGCTCCAAAGTGATGTTGTAAGCGCGATTGGATGTTTAGATTCTGTGATTTCATTTTGTGAAGAGCATTTTTATGGCATGCCTTTAGAAGAATTTTTGAGTTTTGATTCAGCTCTTCAAGTCATGTCAGTACCTTCTGCACTCTCTTATGGCATTGATGAGATGCTCAAACAGGGATTTGATCGTTTAGGCAGAAGTTATGACCGCTTTTTAGCTTTGGGAAAATCTTATATGTACGAAGGAAGCCTTAAAGCTTCCAAAACAGCTGTTCTAGGGGCAGATGTCAAATATGTACAGGAAAGTTTAGAACACACCTTCTTTGAAGACAAGCACAAAGGGTATACGTATTCAAAAAGTGCTCAATACAAAAAAAGCTATTGTGAAGTAGGACCATTGGCGCGCTTAATGGTAGCAAAAGAGCCACTCATGCGTGATTTTCATAGACGCTTTAAAGATGCAGCGCTCACGCGAGTGGTGGCTCGTGCGGTAGAATGTGCCCATTTGATTGCGCGTACCAAGCAACTTCTCTCTAAGCTTAATCTAAAAGAGCCCTCTTTTTATCCTCCCAAAAAAGATATTCATAGTTTAAGTGGAGAGGGTGTAGGGATTATTGAAGCACCAAGAGGAACGCTCATTCATCAGGTGGATGTTCGCAACGGAGTCATTGAGTTATACAATATCATCACACCAACCGTTTGGAACCTTGGAAATGGTAATCGTGAAAATCCTTCCACCGCACAAAAGGCAATTATTGGTCTAAATTCATTTACCAAAGCCGATTTTATCCTGAAAAGTTTTGATGTATGTTCGGTTTGTACGACCCAATAA
- a CDS encoding TerB family tellurite resistance protein, whose amino-acid sequence MKLKSEEKFAFLQLSQYVANLDGEYGPKEREIVEEYCTEMGIENIEIDLKHFVLEDTLTIFRSSQSQRIILLALMVLVHVDDKFGINENRVIDKIAQHFNLTEQEINLFSMWGKMGSALYEQALVFTAV is encoded by the coding sequence ATGAAACTCAAATCTGAAGAAAAATTTGCTTTTTTACAGCTTTCTCAGTATGTTGCCAATCTCGATGGCGAGTATGGTCCTAAAGAACGCGAGATTGTTGAAGAATACTGCACTGAAATGGGCATTGAAAATATAGAAATTGATTTAAAGCATTTTGTGTTAGAGGATACTTTAACAATTTTTAGATCATCCCAAAGTCAAAGAATTATCTTACTCGCGTTGATGGTATTAGTCCATGTAGATGATAAATTTGGTATTAATGAAAACAGAGTCATCGATAAAATTGCACAACATTTCAATCTTACAGAACAAGAAATCAATCTTTTTTCAATGTGGGGGAAAATGGGTTCAGCCTTGTATGAACAAGCACTTGTCTTTACAGCCGTTTAG